Proteins from one Myxococcales bacterium genomic window:
- the frr gene encoding ribosome recycling factor translates to MIDDTLGELRSGIDKAKEALHRELGKLRTGRAHSGMVDTIRVDYYGQSTPIPQMANVSVPEPRLITVKPWDKSQTQAIEKALRESDLGLNPQTDGDLIRIPIPPLSEERRKDLVKIAKKHGEECKVAIRKTRHDALDMLNELKSAGEASEDEVERGKKKAEEIVHEASASVDQIIAGKEKEILVV, encoded by the coding sequence ATGATTGACGACACGCTGGGTGAGCTGAGATCCGGCATCGACAAGGCGAAAGAGGCGCTCCACCGGGAGCTAGGAAAGCTCCGCACCGGCCGCGCCCACTCGGGAATGGTCGACACGATTCGCGTGGATTACTACGGACAAAGCACGCCGATCCCCCAAATGGCGAACGTCAGCGTGCCAGAACCCCGGCTCATCACGGTCAAACCCTGGGACAAATCCCAGACCCAGGCCATCGAAAAGGCGCTGCGGGAGTCCGATCTGGGGCTCAATCCTCAGACTGACGGAGATCTCATCCGCATCCCGATCCCGCCCCTTTCCGAGGAGCGGCGGAAAGACCTGGTCAAGATCGCCAAGAAGCACGGGGAAGAGTGCAAGGTCGCCATCCGGAAGACCCGGCACGACGCCCTCGACATGCTCAACGAGCTCAAGAGCGCCGGGGAGGCCAGCGAGGACGAGGTCGAGCGTGGCAAGAAGAAGGCCGAGGAAATCGTCCACGAAGCGTCGGCCTCGGTCGACCAAATCATCGCCGGTAAAGAGAAGGAAATTCTCGTCGTCTGA
- a CDS encoding cystathionine gamma-synthase translates to MAVVSDKLDTLAIHAGQEPDPSHAAVMQPIVLSSTFAQAEPGKPKRFEYSRSGNPTREALEACIAALEGGSHGFAFGSGSAATLTLLHTLSPGDHVVSGDDVYGGTFRLFDKVLAPMGVKTTFVDMRHLDRVEAAISDKTRLVWMETPTNPLLKLFDIRKIADIARSRRLPLVVDNTFASPMLQRPLALGATVVMHSTTKYINGHSDVVGGALVTSDEALAERIRFMQNAIGAVPSPMDCYLVLRGLKTLPVRMRQHVKSASELARRLAESNAVQVVHYPGLASHPDHALCQSQMVGPGGMISVELVGGVDESRRFLSALRIFTLAESLGGVESLAEHPAIMTHASIPAEVRRKVGISDSLVRLSVGLEDVEDLWADLEQAMKSMR, encoded by the coding sequence ATGGCCGTTGTATCCGACAAACTCGACACCCTCGCCATCCACGCCGGGCAGGAGCCTGATCCGTCGCACGCCGCCGTCATGCAGCCGATCGTGCTCTCGAGCACGTTCGCTCAAGCCGAGCCCGGGAAACCCAAGCGCTTCGAGTACTCCCGCAGCGGCAATCCCACTCGCGAGGCACTCGAGGCGTGCATCGCCGCGCTCGAGGGCGGGAGCCATGGCTTTGCATTCGGGAGTGGTAGCGCGGCGACGCTGACCTTGCTGCACACCCTGAGCCCCGGCGACCACGTCGTGAGCGGCGACGACGTGTACGGTGGGACGTTCCGCCTGTTCGACAAGGTGCTGGCTCCGATGGGGGTGAAGACGACCTTCGTCGACATGCGCCATCTCGATCGAGTGGAGGCTGCCATCTCCGACAAGACGCGCTTGGTGTGGATGGAGACGCCGACGAACCCACTGCTCAAGCTGTTCGACATCCGAAAGATCGCCGACATCGCGCGCTCACGCCGGCTGCCTTTGGTCGTGGACAACACCTTCGCGTCGCCGATGTTGCAGCGGCCGCTCGCCCTCGGAGCGACGGTGGTGATGCACTCGACGACGAAGTACATCAACGGGCACTCGGACGTCGTGGGGGGTGCGCTGGTCACCAGCGACGAGGCGCTCGCGGAGCGGATCCGCTTCATGCAGAACGCCATCGGCGCGGTGCCGAGCCCGATGGATTGTTACCTGGTGCTACGCGGGCTCAAGACCTTGCCGGTCCGGATGCGACAACACGTCAAGAGCGCGAGCGAGCTCGCTCGGCGCCTGGCGGAGAGCAACGCCGTCCAGGTGGTCCACTACCCGGGGCTTGCCAGCCATCCGGACCACGCGCTCTGCCAGAGCCAGATGGTGGGGCCCGGCGGGATGATCAGCGTCGAGCTCGTCGGTGGGGTCGATGAATCGAGGCGATTCCTCAGCGCCCTCCGCATCTTTACCCTCGCGGAGAGCCTGGGAGGGGTCGAGTCACTCGCGGAGCACCCGGCTATCATGACCCATGCGTCGATTCCGGCCGAGGTGCGGCGCAAGGTCGGCATTTCCGACAGCCTCGTGCGCCTCTCGGTGGGGCTCGAGGATGTCGAGGACCTCTGGGCGGACCTCGAGCAGGCCATGAAGAGCATGCGCTAG
- a CDS encoding serine/threonine protein kinase, with the protein MTTSPPPNLEGTVVGGRYEVERLLGMGGMGSVWQGRHISLGHPVAIKFVHPKLAKSSEAKRRFEIEAKAAARINSRHAVKVHDHGVTDDGHPYIVMEYLDGEPLEQVIKNRGPLLMPEVTTIVTQVARALEAAHEAGIVHRDLKPDNVFLARDAEAGKLGYTVKVVDFGIAKLVHEDHKVSGGTQAGALLGTPHYMSPEALTSSSPVGPGSDVWSLGACAFAALCGSPPFGGDVIGEVVLKVCSAPMPVPSKVNSNVPREFDAWFARACARVPAQRFQSARDAAVALQQLGQWAQTSREQVSYAVRPTQPSQLELELEELQPKGGRGKLLGVVLVGGALAIGGYGLYAAQAARQANLALTLPDERPDAGAVAVPESSVDEPDAADDGAVDAATSPSSSAAPTKRPPKR; encoded by the coding sequence ATGACCACGTCACCGCCGCCCAACCTGGAAGGGACCGTCGTCGGAGGACGCTACGAGGTCGAACGGCTGTTGGGGATGGGCGGCATGGGCTCGGTCTGGCAGGGGCGACACATCTCGCTCGGTCATCCGGTTGCGATCAAGTTCGTCCACCCGAAGCTGGCCAAGAGCTCCGAGGCGAAGCGCCGGTTCGAAATCGAGGCCAAGGCCGCGGCCCGCATCAACAGTCGCCACGCGGTGAAGGTCCACGACCATGGTGTGACCGACGATGGCCACCCGTACATCGTGATGGAGTACCTCGACGGCGAGCCGCTCGAGCAGGTCATCAAGAACCGCGGCCCGCTGCTGATGCCCGAGGTGACGACCATCGTGACCCAGGTCGCGCGGGCACTGGAGGCCGCGCACGAAGCCGGGATCGTCCACCGCGACCTGAAGCCCGACAACGTGTTCCTGGCCCGGGACGCCGAGGCGGGGAAGCTTGGTTATACGGTCAAGGTCGTCGACTTCGGGATCGCGAAGCTCGTGCACGAGGACCACAAAGTCTCGGGGGGCACCCAGGCCGGCGCGCTGCTCGGCACTCCCCACTACATGAGCCCCGAGGCGCTGACCTCGTCGTCCCCGGTTGGTCCGGGTTCGGACGTGTGGTCCCTCGGCGCCTGCGCGTTTGCTGCCCTGTGCGGCAGTCCGCCGTTTGGCGGTGACGTCATCGGTGAGGTGGTGCTGAAGGTCTGTTCGGCGCCCATGCCCGTGCCGTCGAAGGTCAATTCCAACGTGCCGCGGGAGTTCGATGCGTGGTTCGCCCGTGCGTGCGCCCGGGTCCCGGCGCAACGCTTCCAGTCGGCGCGGGATGCCGCGGTAGCGCTGCAGCAGCTCGGTCAGTGGGCCCAGACCAGCCGCGAGCAGGTCAGTTATGCGGTGCGCCCCACCCAACCCAGCCAGCTCGAGCTGGAGCTCGAAGAGCTGCAGCCGAAGGGCGGCAGGGGCAAACTGCTCGGGGTGGTGCTCGTGGGAGGGGCGCTCGCCATCGGCGGCTACGGTCTCTATGCAGCGCAGGCTGCGCGGCAGGCAAACCTCGCGCTGACCTTGCCCGACGAGCGTCCCGACGCGGGCGCTGTTGCCGTTCCGGAATCCAGCGTCGACGAACCCGATGCAGCGGACGACGGCGCTGTCGACGCGGCGACTTCACCATCCAGCTCTGCGGCGCCGACCAAACGACCGCCGAAGCGCTGA
- a CDS encoding histone deacetylase → MNVLALVDDPLFSEHEAPAGHPERPERLDAARAGVARAHLGLATTSLDPRDASDEELGRVHGHRYLDRLGQAAGNQGYFDADTFYGPRSVMAARRAAGGAIALVDALSAGHARYGLGLVRPPGHHARPDGAMGFCLLNNVAVAAAHARARGVDRVVVLDWDVHHGNGTQEMFYAEPGVLYISLHQYPFYPGTGAVDEVGRGEGAGFTVNVPLSAGAGDATYLAAFERVIEPVISEYDPGLVLISAGFDAHRSDPLASMKLSSDAYGLMLARVARAMPRGAAGRLGLVLEGGYDLRALSDSLTSTLMALEDGHLGEPAPATSAGISPRHEQELDRIVAQQGAFWHLA, encoded by the coding sequence ATGAACGTGCTCGCCCTCGTGGATGACCCGCTTTTCTCGGAACACGAGGCGCCCGCCGGCCATCCCGAGCGGCCAGAACGCCTGGATGCGGCGCGGGCCGGGGTAGCCCGGGCCCACCTTGGGCTGGCGACCACCTCCCTGGACCCGCGAGACGCGTCCGACGAGGAGCTCGGCCGGGTGCATGGACACCGATACCTCGACCGCCTCGGCCAGGCGGCCGGAAACCAGGGCTACTTCGATGCGGACACATTCTACGGCCCCCGATCGGTGATGGCCGCGCGCCGCGCAGCCGGCGGCGCCATCGCTCTGGTGGATGCGCTCTCGGCCGGTCACGCCCGCTATGGCCTCGGGCTGGTGCGGCCGCCTGGGCACCACGCTCGGCCGGATGGTGCGATGGGGTTCTGCCTGCTGAACAACGTCGCGGTTGCAGCAGCCCACGCCCGGGCCCGGGGTGTGGACCGCGTCGTAGTGCTCGATTGGGACGTGCATCACGGCAACGGCACCCAGGAGATGTTCTACGCAGAGCCCGGCGTGCTCTACATCTCGCTGCACCAGTACCCGTTCTATCCCGGCACCGGCGCCGTCGACGAAGTGGGGCGCGGAGAGGGGGCAGGCTTCACAGTGAACGTGCCTCTATCGGCCGGCGCCGGCGACGCGACGTACCTCGCTGCGTTCGAGCGGGTCATCGAGCCGGTCATCTCCGAGTACGATCCGGGGCTCGTGCTGATCAGCGCCGGCTTCGACGCCCATCGGAGCGATCCGCTCGCGTCCATGAAGCTGAGCTCGGACGCCTATGGGCTCATGCTGGCGCGGGTGGCCCGCGCAATGCCGCGAGGCGCCGCCGGTCGGCTGGGGCTCGTGCTCGAGGGCGGCTACGACTTGCGGGCGTTGTCCGATTCGCTGACGTCGACCCTCATGGCCCTCGAAGACGGGCATCTCGGCGAGCCGGCGCCGGCGACCTCAGCCGGGATTTCTCCCCGACACGAGCAGGAGCTCGACCGGATCGTGGCCCAGCAAGGAGCCTTCTGGCACCTAGCCTGA
- a CDS encoding endonuclease/exonuclease/phosphatase family protein produces MQFRVVTWNIHKGVGGLDRLYRIERVAGALAELAPDLALLQEVARDLPRARHHEQLELLAEQLGMRHAAFFQQHRFSRGGYGNAILSRWPLHDVHEVDLTIGTRKKRGALQARARVRVGRHSRSLVVSCLHLGLAGSERSQQLERFLASDPFSGLHSRTPVVLGGDLNDLWGTLGPRHLEPAGFRRAGRLWNTFPAWLPVRPLDGVFVRGDARVVKAGVSTTTLAQSASDHLPVVVEIELLGRTR; encoded by the coding sequence ATGCAATTTCGAGTCGTTACGTGGAACATCCACAAGGGTGTAGGGGGCCTCGATCGCCTGTATCGCATCGAGCGTGTCGCGGGAGCACTGGCCGAGCTCGCCCCCGATCTCGCCCTGCTGCAGGAGGTCGCGCGCGATCTGCCGCGCGCGCGACACCATGAACAGCTGGAGCTACTGGCGGAGCAGCTGGGCATGCGTCACGCCGCCTTCTTCCAGCAGCACCGCTTCTCCCGCGGCGGCTACGGCAACGCGATCTTGAGCCGCTGGCCGCTGCACGACGTGCACGAGGTCGACCTGACGATTGGCACCCGCAAGAAGCGCGGCGCGCTCCAGGCGCGAGCGCGCGTGCGCGTCGGGCGACACTCACGGTCGCTCGTGGTCTCGTGTTTGCATCTCGGCCTCGCCGGCTCCGAGCGCAGTCAGCAGCTGGAGCGCTTTTTGGCGAGCGACCCCTTCAGCGGACTGCACAGCCGTACGCCAGTGGTCCTCGGCGGCGACCTGAACGATCTCTGGGGCACCCTCGGCCCCCGTCACCTCGAGCCCGCTGGCTTTCGCCGCGCCGGCCGACTCTGGAACACCTTTCCCGCCTGGCTCCCCGTGCGACCCTTGGATGGTGTGTTCGTGCGGGGGGACGCCAGGGTCGTGAAGGCGGGGGTGTCGACGACGACGCTCGCGCAGTCAGCATCGGACCACCTGCCAGTGGTCGTCGAGATCGAGCTGCTCGGGAGGACGCGGTGA
- a CDS encoding Stp1/IreP family PP2C-type Ser/Thr phosphatase: MTKLRAVAAGISDVGLQRDHNEDSFAILNDQELYVVADGMGGHRAGDVASRLATDSMVEFFRATAAEDVTWPFHFDSRLSEEENRLLTGIRIANRQIMERSLRSRECNGMGTTIVGALFSPSKGKMYIGHVGDSRAYRVRSGKIAQLTRDHSLVNDYLLAMPELTEEQRSELPKNVITRALGMQDHVTVDLQSDDAQPGDLYVLCSDGLSGMIEDGEILDVVGDNSDITEACRRLVALANEHGGEDNITAVIVRIDDSVSSKIEMSEPTPTASGSGSSTPAAANTAPREDTLATDDTKEVDAPIIPDPVEDTSPTAAAKPDPEAPGSDEDPS, translated from the coding sequence ATGACGAAGCTCCGCGCAGTTGCGGCTGGAATCAGCGACGTGGGGCTCCAGCGGGATCACAACGAAGACAGCTTCGCGATCCTCAACGATCAGGAGCTGTACGTCGTTGCCGACGGCATGGGTGGCCACCGTGCCGGCGATGTTGCGAGTCGCCTGGCGACGGACTCCATGGTCGAGTTTTTCCGGGCGACGGCGGCAGAAGATGTCACCTGGCCCTTCCACTTCGATTCCAGGTTGTCCGAAGAGGAGAACCGCTTGCTCACCGGGATCCGCATCGCCAATCGGCAGATCATGGAGCGGAGCCTGCGCTCGCGCGAGTGCAACGGAATGGGGACGACCATCGTCGGGGCGTTGTTCAGCCCGTCGAAGGGCAAGATGTACATCGGCCATGTGGGCGACAGCCGCGCCTACCGCGTTCGGAGCGGCAAGATTGCCCAGCTCACCCGTGATCACTCGCTGGTCAACGACTACTTGCTCGCCATGCCGGAGCTCACCGAAGAGCAACGCAGCGAGCTTCCAAAGAACGTCATCACGCGCGCGCTTGGCATGCAGGATCACGTCACCGTCGATCTCCAGAGCGACGACGCGCAACCGGGTGATCTCTATGTGCTGTGCTCCGACGGCCTGTCGGGCATGATCGAAGATGGCGAAATCCTCGACGTCGTGGGCGACAATTCCGATATCACCGAGGCCTGCCGACGTCTGGTGGCCCTGGCGAACGAACACGGCGGGGAGGACAACATCACGGCGGTAATCGTCCGCATCGACGACAGCGTGAGCTCCAAGATCGAGATGTCCGAGCCAACCCCGACTGCCAGCGGCAGCGGCAGCTCCACACCTGCTGCGGCCAACACCGCCCCGCGTGAAGACACGCTAGCTACCGACGACACCAAAGAGGTGGACGCGCCGATCATCCCCGATCCGGTCGAGGATACCAGCCCAACCGCCGCCGCGAAGCCCGACCCTGAAGCGCCGGGCTCCGACGAAGACCCAAGCTGA
- a CDS encoding HEAT repeat domain-containing protein, producing the protein MGLFDFLSKGKGEKKSGAAPTKGEKEVARLGKLAGQKLAQNYDRQEAIEELSRIGTSDSARALLKRFEFTMEPSITDQEEKESAARGIVAAGEAAIDPIREFCKKAESLTWPLKTLKDIVPSDSFCDELLTVLDMFDTEYVRNSEPKIQLIRMLEEFHTDEVRVAVEPFMTDASEPVRFSAVTTVFAAGMPESVPALIAALEEEESLRVKNRISQGLVDRDWSIPEELREAAEKALPPDYERAGDKIRKQ; encoded by the coding sequence ATGGGTTTGTTCGATTTCTTGAGCAAGGGCAAAGGCGAGAAGAAGTCCGGCGCAGCGCCGACCAAGGGCGAGAAAGAGGTCGCGCGTCTGGGCAAGCTCGCCGGTCAGAAGCTGGCTCAGAACTACGATCGGCAGGAGGCCATCGAAGAGCTGTCCCGCATCGGTACCTCGGATAGCGCCCGCGCACTCCTCAAACGCTTCGAGTTCACGATGGAGCCGTCCATCACCGACCAGGAAGAAAAAGAGTCGGCCGCCCGCGGGATCGTCGCGGCAGGCGAGGCGGCGATCGACCCAATTCGGGAGTTCTGCAAGAAGGCCGAGAGCCTGACCTGGCCGCTGAAGACCCTGAAGGACATCGTGCCTTCGGACAGTTTCTGCGACGAGCTCCTGACCGTGCTCGACATGTTCGACACCGAGTACGTTAGGAACTCCGAACCAAAGATCCAGCTCATCCGCATGCTGGAGGAGTTCCACACCGACGAGGTGAGGGTTGCTGTGGAGCCATTCATGACGGACGCCAGTGAGCCGGTGCGCTTCTCGGCGGTGACGACGGTCTTCGCCGCGGGCATGCCAGAGAGCGTCCCGGCGCTGATCGCCGCCCTCGAGGAAGAGGAGTCACTTCGGGTGAAGAACCGGATCTCCCAGGGCCTCGTCGACCGGGACTGGTCGATCCCGGAGGAGCTGCGCGAGGCAGCTGAAAAAGCCCTTCCTCCCGACTACGAGCGCGCCGGCGACAAGATCCGCAAGCAGTGA